One window of Triticum dicoccoides isolate Atlit2015 ecotype Zavitan chromosome 5A, WEW_v2.0, whole genome shotgun sequence genomic DNA carries:
- the LOC119303200 gene encoding UDP-glucose 6-dehydrogenase 4-like: protein MVKICCIGAGYVGGPTMAVIAIKCPAIEVVVVDISKPRIDAWNSDTLPIYEPGLDDVVKACRGKNLFFSTDVEKHVAEADIIFVSVNTPTKTRGLGAGKAADLTYWESAARMIADVSKSDKIVVEKSTVPVKTAEAIEKILTHNSKGINYQILSNPEFLAEGTAIEDLFKPDRVLIGGRETPGGQKAVQALKEVYAHWVPEANIITTNLWSAELSKLAANAFLAQRISSVNAMSALCEATGANVSEVSYAIGKDSRIGPKFLNASVGFGGSCFQKDILNLVYICECNGLPEVANYWKQVIKINDYQKSRFVNRVVSSMFNTVSGKKIAVLGFAFKKDTGDTRETPAIDVCKGLVGDKAQVSIYDPQVTEEQIQRDLAMNKFDWDHPMHLQPTSPTAVKQVSVVWDAYEACKGAHGVCILTEWDEFKKLDYQKIFDNMQKPAFVFDGRNVVDAEKLREMGFIVYSIGKPLDGWLKDMPAVA from the coding sequence ATGGTGAAGATCTGCTGCATCGGAGCTGGCTACGTCGGCGGCCCAACCATGGCCGTCATTGCCATCAAGTGCCCGGCGATCGAGGTTGTTGTCGTCGACATCTCCAAGCCCCGCATTGACGCCTGGAACAGCGACACCCTCCCCATCTACGAGCCCGGCCTCGACGACGTTGTCAAGGCCTGCAGGGGCAAGAACCTCTTCTTCAGCACTGATGTTGAGAAGCATGTCGCCGAGGCCGACATCATCTTTGTGTCCGTGAACACCCCCACCAAGACCCGCGGCCTGGGAGCCGGCAAGGCCGCCGACCTCACCTACTGGGAGAGCGCCGCCCGGATGATCGCCGACGTGTCCAAGTCGGACAAGATCGTCGTCGAGAAGTCCACCGTGCCTGTCAAGACCGCCGAGGCCATCGAGAAGATCCTGACCCACAACAGCAAGGGCATCAACTACCAGATCCTGTCCAACCCGGAGTTCCTCGCCGAGGGCACGGCGATCGAGGACCTGTTCAAGCCCGACAGGGTGCTCATCGGCGGCCGGGAGACCCCCGGGGGCCAGAAGGCCGTCCAGGCCCTCAAGGAGGTGTACGCCCACTGGGTGCCCGAGGCGAACATCATCACCACCAACCTGTGGTCGGCCGAGCTCTCCAAGCTGGCCGCCAACGCGTTCCTGGCGCAGAGGATCTCGTCCGTGAACGCCATGTCGGCGCTGTGCGAGGCCACCGGCGCCAACGTGTCGGAGGTGTCGTACGCCATCGGCAAGGACTCGCGGATCGGGCCCAAGTTCCTGAACGCCAGCGTGGGGTTCGGCGGGTCGTGCTTCCAGAAGGACATCCTGAACCTGGTGTACATCTGCGAGTGCAACGGCCTGCCGGAGGTGGCCAACTACTGGAAGCAGGTGATCAAGATCAACGACTACCAGAAGAGCCGGTTCGTGAACCGGGTGGTGTCGTCCATGTTCAACACGGTGTCCGGCAAGAAGATCGCGGTGCTCGGGTTCGCGTTCAAGAAGGACACGGGCGACACCCGGGAGACGCCGGCGATCGACGTGTGCAAGGGCCTGGTGGGCGACAAGGCCCAGGTGAGCATCTACGACCCGCAGGTGACGGAGGAGCAGATCCAGCGGGACCTGGCCATGAACAAGTTCGACTGGGACCACCCGATGCACCTGCAGCCGACCAGCCCCACGGCGGTGAAGCAGGTGAGCGTGGTGTGGGACGCGTACGAGGCCTGCAAGGGCGCCCACGGCGTGTGCATCCTCACCGAGTGGGACGAGTTCAAGAAgctcgactaccagaagatcttCGACAACATGCAGAAGCCGGCCTTCGTCTTCGACGGCCGCAACGTGGTCGACGCCGAGAAGCTCAGGGAGATGGGCTTCATCGTCTACTCCATCGGCAAGCCGCTCGACGGCTGGCTCAAGGACATGCCCGCCGTGGCCTAA